Within Myxococcus fulvus, the genomic segment GGGTGCTGGGCCTTGGCGCCGTCCAGCCAGTGGCCGCCCTGGCCCTTGTTCTTCAGCGCGCTGCTCACCACCTTGAAGAACGAGTGCGGGTTGGCCCCCGTCGGCGGCACCATCACGTAGTGGCGCCGGCCCGCCCAGAAGATGACCGTCGCGATGAACATCAGCACGCCCGGGATTCCGAAGGCGACCGACGGGCCGAAGTTCTTGAGCAGCAGCGGGATGAACAGCGACGCGAAGAACGAGCCGAAGTTGATGGTCCAGTAGAAGATGGCGAAGAGCTTCTTCACCAGGTGGCTGTTGGACTCGTTGAACTGGTCTCCCGCCATCGCCGCGACGCACGGCTTGATTCCGCCGCTGCCCACGGCAATCAGCGCCAGGCCCGTGTAGAAGCCCGTGGCGTTGTTCTCGAAGATGGCGAGCAGCGCGTGGCCGATGCAGTAGACGATGCTCAGCCAGAGGATGGTGCGGTACTTCCCGAAGAAGCGGTCCGCCAGGTACCCACCGATGAGCGGGAAGAAGTACACCCCCGCCATGAAGGTGTGCATCAGGCTCTTGCCCTGGGCCTCGCGCAGCCCCGTGTCGGGCACCGCGTTGCGCAGCAGGTAGTCGATGAGGAACACCGTGAGGATGTTCCGCATCCCGTAGAAGCTGAAGCGCTCACACGCCTCGTTGCCGATGATGAAGGGTATCTGCGGCGGGAACTTGTTGTTCTGCGGTACCGCGGGACTCTCAGCCATGAGTCGGGGTGCTCCCTGGTGGCGAAAGGTGGGGGCGCCTGGAAGGCAAGGGGCCCAACCCTACCCAACGCGCGCGCCGGACTCCACCGAAGCCCCGCGTCCCACGTCACTCCGTCACCCCGAGCGGCCCCTCCCTGCACGGTGGGGCGACCTGGGCTTGGGCTGCCCGCCTTGCCCGTGCCGCGATGCGGCGTGCGTCACGTACCCCGTGCCCACGGCGCAGTCGCACCGGAATTCTCGCGCGAATGTGCCTCGCGCGTTCCGATGCGAGTGCGTGTTTATTGATGCAACTTAAGCGGACTGGGCCTGTTTGACAGGAATTGATGAGGCCCTATCATATGACACGCGGCTGAAACTGATTTCGCGTCTCACACCCCACCTGTGAAGTCTTCCTCCAAGGTGGACGGGGGGTAAGGGGTGAATGAAGGCACCCCTGCCCCCCGCTCCATGTTGCTGGAAGCGGCCGGTGTGTGTTCAGCCCGTGGCGCCGGGCTGCGCGGGCCTGGCTTCCGCCACGCGC encodes:
- a CDS encoding POT family MFS transporter; the protein is MAESPAVPQNNKFPPQIPFIIGNEACERFSFYGMRNILTVFLIDYLLRNAVPDTGLREAQGKSLMHTFMAGVYFFPLIGGYLADRFFGKYRTILWLSIVYCIGHALLAIFENNATGFYTGLALIAVGSGGIKPCVAAMAGDQFNESNSHLVKKLFAIFYWTINFGSFFASLFIPLLLKNFGPSVAFGIPGVLMFIATVIFWAGRRHYVMVPPTGANPHSFFKVVSSALKNKGQGGHWLDGAKAQHPDEAVEGAKAVFRVSGLMLPFVPFFWMLFDQKASTWVVQARSMDLNVGGFVFQPSQMQFVNPMLVMLLIPFLTAVVYPLFQRSGWELTPLRRMPLGLVFGAVSFIIAGFFQVAMEGGTTLNIAWQILPYVVLTLGEILMSTTGLEFAYTQAPRQMKGTIQSVWLVTNTLANVAVAIAAALNVFSGSGQFFFYAGMALVAAVGMALVARRYVVRDWYQTSAPLPTEERNAAGITAKSA